The following proteins are encoded in a genomic region of Lachnospiraceae bacterium KM106-2:
- a CDS encoding motility accessory factor — protein MSLFDKNMAALEISYPKVYEKINELLADGYECTGVSTEAAKNGEPVLIYEKDGKSYRLNSRYNPKAEAKKWLEQFKFDNLAMVIQLFGIGNATFLRELVDTINTETGIIAYEPSLDIFMHVIANYDITDIIENKRIQLIIDGLNETYFIVALSGNVEWLNLYCQVYCKHPHFEQLFEEQHETYMHIIRDNNDQAVMNRNTILKLGPLSIENELVLLKDLMKTNNVCDFIGKIPEDIPAIIVSAGPSLDKNYELLREAKGKSIIICVDRALNKLLSNGIIPDFTITLDARALLSNYKNDRSNDIPLMIDISGNPTIYEMNRSRKFLYNNDGFLKAIYKQLGKDYYNLTAGGCVATAAFSACVTMEMKTIIFIGQDLAFEGNKTHTDSEESEEFNAASLIEVDGVNGGKVMTRYDMYSYLQWFESAITNMGGAVRCIDATEGGALIRGTEVMTFREAIDECCQKEFDCTQLIHDMPYSFEGMDIENFKEYMQFCSKQLKEFKTKAGEGAKKAKTLIHQGMDHRGPNQKGVKLIKDIGKIYETLEENVLYEMLDIYAAKDSLEELNDVYIMRGQEDSEKEVYEKTIKVYEAFVKACDTLEPKFKTLCDALN, from the coding sequence ATGAGTTTATTCGATAAAAATATGGCAGCTTTAGAAATTAGTTATCCCAAAGTATATGAAAAAATAAATGAATTATTGGCAGATGGTTATGAGTGTACTGGTGTTTCTACAGAGGCTGCAAAAAATGGTGAACCAGTGCTGATTTATGAGAAGGATGGAAAGTCCTATCGTTTAAACAGTAGATATAATCCGAAAGCAGAAGCAAAGAAATGGTTAGAACAGTTCAAATTCGATAATTTGGCAATGGTAATCCAGCTATTTGGTATTGGAAATGCCACATTTTTAAGAGAACTTGTTGATACCATCAATACAGAAACAGGCATTATCGCATATGAACCAAGCCTTGACATCTTTATGCATGTCATTGCGAACTATGATATAACAGATATCATTGAAAATAAAAGAATCCAATTAATTATCGATGGATTAAACGAGACATACTTTATTGTGGCGTTAAGCGGAAATGTTGAATGGTTAAATTTATATTGCCAAGTATATTGTAAACATCCACACTTTGAACAATTATTTGAAGAACAGCATGAGACCTATATGCATATTATTCGTGATAATAATGATCAGGCAGTAATGAACCGAAATACAATTTTAAAGCTTGGACCACTATCGATAGAAAACGAATTAGTATTATTAAAAGATTTGATGAAAACAAACAATGTTTGTGACTTTATAGGGAAAATACCGGAGGATATTCCTGCAATTATCGTTTCCGCAGGACCTTCTTTAGATAAAAATTATGAGTTATTAAGAGAAGCAAAAGGCAAGAGTATTATCATCTGCGTCGATCGTGCATTAAATAAATTGTTAAGCAATGGGATTATTCCTGATTTTACAATTACACTTGATGCTAGAGCACTTCTTTCTAACTATAAGAATGACCGTAGTAATGATATCCCTCTTATGATCGATATCAGTGGAAATCCAACGATCTATGAGATGAATCGAAGCAGAAAATTCTTATATAACAATGATGGATTTTTAAAAGCAATTTATAAACAATTAGGAAAAGATTATTATAATCTTACAGCAGGTGGCTGTGTTGCTACAGCAGCATTTTCCGCTTGTGTAACGATGGAGATGAAGACGATCATCTTCATTGGTCAAGATCTTGCATTTGAGGGAAATAAGACGCATACCGACAGCGAAGAATCAGAAGAGTTTAACGCAGCAAGCTTGATCGAAGTAGATGGTGTAAATGGTGGAAAAGTAATGACCCGCTACGATATGTATTCCTATCTACAATGGTTTGAAAGTGCAATTACGAATATGGGTGGAGCAGTACGCTGTATTGATGCAACTGAAGGTGGAGCATTAATTCGTGGTACTGAAGTTATGACATTTCGTGAGGCAATTGATGAGTGCTGTCAGAAAGAATTTGACTGTACGCAGTTAATTCATGATATGCCGTATTCTTTTGAAGGCATGGATATAGAAAACTTTAAAGAGTATATGCAGTTTTGTAGTAAGCAGTTAAAAGAGTTTAAGACCAAAGCCGGAGAGGGCGCTAAAAAGGCTAAGACATTGATTCATCAAGGAATGGATCATCGTGGACCAAACCAAAAAGGTGTTAAATTAATTAAAGATATCGGCAAGATTTATGAGACATTAGAAGAGAATGTTTTATATGAAATGTTAGATATCTATGCTGCAAAGGATTCTTTGGAGGAATTGAATGATGTATATATCATGAGAGGACAAGAAGATTCTGAAAAAGAAGTGTATGAGAAGACGATCAAAGTGTATGAAGCATTTGTGAAGGCGTGTGATACGCTAGAACCAAAGTTTAAGACATTATGTGATGCTTTAAATTAA
- a CDS encoding N-acetylneuraminate synthase: protein MQIGKRKIGSSYPPVVIAEIGINHEGSLETAFEMVDAAARAGAEIIKHQTHVVEDEMSDAAKKVIPGNADVSIYEIMERCALNEEEETKLKEYVESKGLIFISTPFSRAAADRLERMNVSAYKIGSGECNNYPLIEHIAKFGKPMIVSTGMNDIKSVKKTVAIMEKYHVEYALLHCTNLYPTKPEYIRLGAMTELQEAFPNAVIGLSDHSLNNNACLAATAVGACILERHFTDSKYRPGPDIACSMDPAELSALIQGSNEIFKMRGGSKKALAEEQVTIDFAFATVVAIKDIKKGETFSMDNLWVKRPGTGEIRAEFLNDCLGKAATRDIPSGEHLKKSDI from the coding sequence ATGCAAATTGGAAAACGTAAAATTGGATCATCCTATCCACCTGTTGTGATCGCAGAAATCGGGATTAATCATGAAGGAAGTCTTGAAACCGCTTTTGAAATGGTTGACGCCGCCGCAAGAGCAGGTGCTGAAATTATAAAACATCAAACACACGTTGTAGAAGATGAAATGTCTGACGCCGCAAAGAAAGTAATCCCTGGTAATGCAGATGTCTCTATCTATGAGATCATGGAACGTTGTGCACTAAACGAGGAAGAAGAAACAAAACTAAAAGAATACGTAGAATCAAAGGGGTTAATCTTTATCAGTACGCCTTTCTCTAGAGCTGCAGCTGATCGCTTAGAACGAATGAATGTATCCGCATATAAAATTGGTTCTGGTGAATGTAATAACTATCCATTGATCGAACATATTGCGAAATTTGGTAAACCAATGATCGTATCCACCGGAATGAATGATATCAAAAGTGTCAAAAAGACAGTTGCTATTATGGAAAAATACCATGTAGAATATGCTCTTCTCCACTGTACGAATCTTTATCCAACGAAACCCGAATACATACGTCTGGGTGCAATGACTGAATTACAGGAAGCCTTTCCGAATGCAGTAATTGGACTATCGGATCATAGTTTAAATAATAATGCCTGCCTTGCTGCTACTGCAGTTGGTGCTTGTATTTTAGAGCGTCATTTTACAGATAGCAAGTATCGCCCAGGCCCTGACATCGCATGCTCTATGGATCCTGCAGAATTAAGTGCATTGATCCAAGGTTCCAACGAGATCTTTAAGATGCGTGGTGGTTCTAAAAAAGCATTAGCAGAAGAACAGGTTACGATCGACTTTGCATTTGCTACTGTTGTAGCTATTAAAGATATAAAAAAAGGGGAGACTTTCTCCATGGACAACCTTTGGGTAAAACGTCCTGGAACCGGGGAAATCAGAGCAGAATTCTTAAATGACTGTCTTGGTAAAGCAGCAACTCGTGACATTCCATCCGGAGAACACTTAAAGAAATCTGATATCTAA
- a CDS encoding CsdL protein of the HesA/MoeB/ThiF family, with translation MLNQFSRTELLLGGEALERLANSRVAVFGVGGVGGFVVEALARSGVGTIDIFDDDKVCLTNINRQIIATRSTVGQYKVEAMKNRILDINPKCIVNAHQCFYSPEVADQYDFSDYDYVVDAIDTVTGKIELIMRAKEKNVPIISSMGAGNKLDPTQFEVADIYKTSVCPLAKVMRRELKKRGVKKCKVVYSKEQAMKPLVDCTNSCKTGCICPPGATRKCTDKRQIPGSVAFVPSVVGLIIGGEVIKDLCGVNR, from the coding sequence ATGTTAAATCAATTTTCAAGAACAGAACTATTGCTCGGCGGTGAGGCACTAGAGCGCCTAGCAAACTCAAGAGTTGCTGTCTTTGGTGTAGGCGGCGTTGGAGGATTCGTAGTAGAAGCACTAGCTCGAAGTGGTGTTGGTACGATTGATATCTTCGATGATGATAAAGTTTGCTTAACAAATATTAACCGCCAGATCATTGCGACTCGTTCCACTGTTGGCCAATATAAAGTAGAAGCTATGAAAAATCGCATTCTTGATATTAATCCTAAATGTATCGTAAATGCTCACCAATGCTTCTATTCTCCTGAAGTTGCTGATCAATATGATTTCTCTGATTATGATTATGTAGTTGATGCCATCGATACAGTTACTGGCAAAATCGAACTCATTATGCGTGCGAAAGAGAAAAATGTTCCGATCATCAGCAGCATGGGTGCCGGTAATAAATTAGATCCAACTCAGTTTGAAGTCGCTGATATTTACAAAACTTCTGTATGTCCGCTTGCTAAAGTAATGCGTCGTGAATTAAAAAAACGCGGCGTAAAAAAATGCAAAGTGGTATATTCCAAAGAACAGGCAATGAAGCCATTAGTAGACTGCACAAATAGCTGCAAGACAGGATGTATCTGTCCTCCAGGTGCAACAAGAAAGTGTACCGATAAACGTCAGATTCCAGGAAGTGTAGCATTCGTGCCTTCTGTAGTCGGATTAATTATCGGTGGCGAAGTTATTAAAGATCTTTGCGGTGTAAATCGCTAA
- a CDS encoding DTDP-6-deoxy-L-hexose 3-O-methyltransferase yields the protein MISKFDENKCFEYENGFYLTSEKYRMGNILAHYELYKKIANLPGDVIELGVFKGSSLMQFATFRDLLENENSRKIVGFDMFGPFPSTEAVESDSKFIDKWNEDFKEEFVSVDEMYRALEHKKIRNVELVQGNILDTIEEYLERNPHTKIALLHIDVDVYEPSKRGLELLFDRVVPGGVIVLDDYATVEGETLAVDEFFADKEYLIQKFSFSHIKPSFIIKK from the coding sequence ATGATTAGTAAATTTGATGAAAACAAATGTTTTGAGTATGAAAATGGATTTTATTTAACGTCTGAAAAGTATAGAATGGGTAATATTCTTGCTCACTACGAGTTATATAAAAAGATTGCGAACTTACCAGGTGATGTCATTGAATTAGGGGTATTCAAAGGATCATCTTTAATGCAGTTTGCAACATTTAGAGATTTATTAGAAAATGAGAATTCAAGAAAGATCGTTGGATTTGATATGTTTGGACCATTTCCAAGTACAGAAGCAGTAGAAAGTGATTCTAAATTTATTGATAAATGGAACGAAGATTTCAAAGAAGAATTTGTATCTGTCGATGAAATGTATCGTGCATTAGAACATAAGAAAATTCGTAATGTAGAATTAGTACAGGGAAATATTCTAGACACCATTGAAGAATATTTAGAAAGAAATCCACATACAAAAATTGCTTTGTTACATATTGATGTTGATGTGTACGAACCTTCAAAACGTGGACTTGAGTTATTATTTGATCGTGTTGTGCCAGGCGGTGTTATCGTATTGGATGATTATGCAACAGTAGAGGGAGAGACACTAGCTGTAGATGAATTCTTTGCAGATAAAGAATACTTAATTCAAAAGTTCTCGTTCTCACATATAAAACCATCATTTATTATAAAGAAATAA
- a CDS encoding L-proline glycine betaine binding ABC transporter protein ProX / Osmotic adaptation, translated as MKNRYDKDLFVWNYIIMFCIQFIAILVMIGTYEPSVKLEDAKTSKQAGLQIENVMNDKAVKEVTARSREVRIGIPYEMEGRIVGEIYARALSDRNMPISRVYLAEGESPDQACRENKIDLYPEYILPVYKRLYKAGAVGNVYEEMENYFLKDSYLYTSVEEYYKSQLGIELLIPAPFNAGKGMVMTRMISKRYGVRTISALCNQAQYIRYVKDKNTNNLNKTTKNSTNQLTEIYGNFHFQSEEVFPTEICYFIMKTHFGDVMEMSLTDPMIVKEQFVRLVDDKVAYLSNQVSPAIRQDIYEIYPEIKTILEETMGGLTTSVITKLKAAVEYESESYGSVVNDYFDSSD; from the coding sequence ATGAAGAATCGATATGATAAAGACTTATTTGTATGGAATTATATCATCATGTTTTGTATTCAGTTTATCGCAATTCTGGTAATGATAGGAACTTATGAGCCAAGTGTAAAGTTAGAAGACGCAAAGACTTCAAAACAAGCAGGATTACAGATTGAAAATGTGATGAATGACAAAGCCGTTAAGGAAGTAACTGCTAGAAGCCGCGAAGTAAGAATAGGAATTCCGTATGAGATGGAAGGAAGGATTGTAGGTGAAATTTACGCAAGAGCTTTATCAGATAGGAACATGCCTATTTCTCGTGTGTATCTTGCGGAAGGGGAATCCCCTGATCAAGCATGCAGGGAGAATAAGATCGACCTTTATCCGGAATATATCCTTCCGGTATATAAGCGATTATATAAAGCGGGAGCAGTAGGCAATGTCTATGAGGAGATGGAAAACTATTTTCTGAAGGATAGCTATCTTTATACATCGGTAGAAGAATACTATAAGTCACAGTTAGGAATAGAGCTTCTGATACCTGCTCCATTTAATGCTGGAAAGGGTATGGTAATGACAAGGATGATCTCTAAAAGATATGGAGTTCGCACTATTTCCGCACTTTGTAATCAAGCACAATATATTCGCTATGTGAAAGATAAAAATACGAATAATTTAAATAAAACTACAAAGAATAGTACTAATCAGCTAACAGAAATATATGGTAATTTTCATTTTCAGTCAGAAGAGGTGTTTCCGACAGAGATCTGCTACTTTATTATGAAGACCCACTTTGGGGATGTGATGGAGATGAGTCTGACTGATCCCATGATCGTAAAAGAGCAGTTTGTAAGGTTAGTAGATGATAAGGTTGCGTATTTATCTAATCAAGTCTCTCCAGCAATCCGTCAAGATATTTATGAAATCTACCCAGAGATAAAAACCATACTTGAAGAAACCATGGGTGGTCTTACGACATCGGTCATCACAAAGTTAAAGGCAGCAGTAGAGTATGAAAGTGAAAGTTATGGTTCTGTTGTAAATGATTATTTCGATTCTAGTGATTAA
- a CDS encoding polysaccharide deacetylase gives MCDKLTIVMYHYVRDLKDSRYPNIKGLDLDLFDQQLDFIEKNYNVVTMEQVIAATQQDSKETLPQNPILLTFDDGYSDHFINVFPKLHNRGMQGSFFVSARAIEEDIVMNVNKIHYILANAPIQQLVKDVFALLDKYRKEGYDLKPTNELYSKLAIASRFDDKDTIFVKRLLQNEINEEVRSKMADELLEKYVDISQKVLSKELYLNMEQIRCMKKAGMFFGIHAYEHYWLGKIPKDKMESDIDRALDYFDEVIDRDNWVMNYPYGSYNDDVIAHIKKRGCKLGLGTGVRIADLSKDDRFTLPRLDTNDLPPKSENYKKL, from the coding sequence ATGTGTGATAAATTAACGATAGTAATGTATCATTATGTACGTGATTTGAAAGATAGTAGATACCCCAATATTAAGGGACTCGATCTGGATCTATTTGATCAGCAGCTAGATTTCATTGAAAAGAATTATAATGTTGTGACGATGGAACAAGTAATTGCAGCAACCCAGCAAGATAGCAAGGAAACGTTGCCCCAGAATCCAATTTTATTGACTTTTGATGATGGATATAGCGATCATTTCATCAATGTTTTTCCTAAATTACATAATCGTGGCATGCAAGGATCTTTTTTTGTATCAGCAAGAGCCATTGAAGAAGACATCGTGATGAATGTAAATAAGATTCACTACATATTAGCAAATGCACCGATTCAACAGCTTGTAAAGGATGTATTTGCTTTGTTAGATAAGTACCGAAAAGAAGGATACGATCTAAAACCAACAAACGAGCTTTACAGTAAATTAGCCATCGCTTCCCGTTTTGACGATAAAGATACAATTTTCGTCAAACGTTTACTTCAAAATGAGATTAATGAAGAAGTAAGAAGCAAAATGGCAGATGAGTTATTAGAAAAATATGTGGATATAAGCCAAAAGGTTTTATCAAAAGAACTATATTTGAATATGGAACAGATCCGTTGTATGAAAAAAGCAGGAATGTTCTTTGGAATTCATGCATATGAGCACTATTGGCTTGGTAAAATTCCAAAAGACAAGATGGAAAGCGATATTGATCGTGCTTTGGATTACTTTGACGAGGTTATCGATAGAGATAACTGGGTTATGAATTATCCATATGGTTCCTACAATGATGATGTCATTGCACATATTAAAAAGCGAGGATGTAAGTTAGGACTTGGAACTGGCGTACGTATTGCTGATTTAAGTAAGGATGATAGATTTACCTTACCTCGGCTTGATACTAATGATCTGCCACCAAAGAGTGAGAATTACAAGAAATTATAG
- a CDS encoding glycosyl transferase, group 2 family protein, which produces MIVKNEERVLDRCLASIAPLMDEIIIVDTGSTDKTMEIARKYTNQVYEYEWNDDFAAARNYSLSLATKEYIYVADADEVLDEENQKCFQELKQAMLPEIEIIQMKYGNQLEFGSVYNFDEEYRPKLFKRIREFQYVNPIHEIIQVDPVIYDSEVVITHRPHESHAQRDFTLFQKLIHKGEHLSAHLINMYAKELYISGTDSDFIQAYEYFRGVLSDPSRTKNEMDDARCIVVKAARIKKDIETFFGTALAAVAESPCSEICYELGEYYQEKKNKMEARKWYEFAAFQTNSSLNIHYSDDFPKQRLESL; this is translated from the coding sequence ATGATTGTAAAAAATGAGGAGCGCGTATTAGATCGTTGTTTAGCATCGATTGCACCTTTGATGGATGAAATTATTATTGTTGATACTGGTTCGACAGATAAGACGATGGAAATAGCAAGAAAGTATACCAATCAGGTATATGAGTATGAATGGAATGATGATTTTGCAGCTGCTAGAAATTATTCCTTGTCATTAGCGACTAAGGAATATATCTATGTTGCAGATGCAGATGAAGTATTGGATGAAGAGAATCAGAAATGTTTCCAAGAATTAAAGCAAGCGATGCTTCCTGAAATTGAGATCATACAGATGAAGTATGGGAATCAATTAGAGTTTGGCAGCGTATATAATTTTGATGAAGAGTATCGACCAAAGTTATTTAAAAGAATTCGAGAATTTCAGTATGTGAATCCAATTCATGAAATTATTCAGGTTGATCCGGTGATCTATGATAGCGAAGTAGTTATTACTCATCGCCCTCATGAATCTCATGCGCAACGCGATTTTACTCTGTTTCAAAAGCTGATCCATAAAGGAGAGCATTTATCTGCGCATCTGATCAATATGTATGCGAAAGAGTTGTATATATCCGGTACGGATTCTGACTTTATACAAGCATATGAGTATTTTAGAGGTGTACTTTCGGATCCTTCTAGAACGAAGAACGAGATGGACGATGCGAGATGTATCGTTGTAAAAGCAGCTAGAATAAAAAAAGATATTGAAACATTTTTTGGAACTGCTTTAGCGGCAGTGGCGGAATCACCATGCTCTGAAATCTGTTATGAGCTTGGCGAGTATTATCAAGAGAAAAAGAATAAGATGGAAGCAAGAAAGTGGTATGAATTTGCTGCATTTCAGACAAATAGCAGTTTGAATATTCATTATTCAGATGATTTCCCGAAACAGCGATTAGAGTCACTTTAG
- a CDS encoding L-proline glycine betaine binding ABC transporter protein ProX / Osmotic adaptation — MRKKGIIMKKIYALFMILVLSVSIVGLVGCSNNSKNNQENVEPDPVTPSPDANPENTNDANGNDTNDTREGKRDIIIGSKDFTESNIVAEIYCLALEENEFDVDRSYNIKNESIHDSITSDEIDIYPEYTSNALLTVLNESIKTDVDDVYNTVKDGFKKQYNLTVLDYAPVHDGPAFIMRADVAKKYNINNITELQAKASKLNFGYTGDFLDRDTGMSLIKSVYGDINFKTSTLYDSSNRFQLLDDGKVDVIDGYTTEGSLASDKYVVIKDDKSAWPPYNIVPVVRQSVLEEYPQIAEILNSVDKQLTTEVMRDLNNKVDNENKEVDAVAKEYFESIKGDIVIKD; from the coding sequence ATGAGAAAGAAAGGGATTATCATGAAAAAAATTTATGCGTTATTTATGATACTGGTGCTATCAGTCAGTATTGTAGGGCTTGTTGGCTGTTCCAACAATTCGAAGAATAATCAAGAAAATGTTGAACCAGATCCGGTGACTCCTTCTCCAGATGCCAATCCAGAGAATACCAATGATGCAAATGGAAACGATACGAATGATACCAGAGAAGGAAAGCGGGATATTATTATCGGTTCTAAAGATTTTACAGAAAGTAATATCGTAGCGGAAATATATTGTTTAGCATTAGAAGAAAATGAGTTTGATGTTGATAGAAGTTATAATATCAAAAATGAATCAATTCATGATTCTATCACATCAGATGAAATTGATATTTATCCAGAGTACACGAGCAATGCTCTTTTAACCGTACTAAATGAGTCAATTAAGACAGATGTGGATGATGTCTATAATACAGTAAAAGATGGATTTAAGAAGCAGTATAATCTGACTGTACTTGATTATGCTCCTGTTCATGATGGACCAGCATTCATTATGAGAGCAGATGTTGCAAAGAAATATAATATTAATAACATTACGGAATTACAAGCCAAAGCAAGTAAATTAAACTTTGGATATACAGGAGACTTCCTAGATCGAGATACAGGAATGTCTTTGATTAAATCCGTTTATGGAGATATTAATTTTAAGACTTCTACGTTATACGATTCATCAAATCGATTCCAACTATTAGATGATGGAAAAGTAGATGTTATCGATGGTTATACAACAGAGGGTTCTCTTGCTAGTGATAAGTATGTAGTCATCAAAGATGATAAGAGTGCATGGCCACCATATAATATTGTGCCAGTTGTTCGTCAAAGCGTATTAGAGGAATATCCTCAGATTGCTGAAATCTTGAATTCGGTAGACAAACAATTGACGACAGAAGTAATGAGAGACTTAAATAATAAGGTGGATAACGAGAATAAAGAAGTTGATGCAGTAGCAAAAGAATACTTTGAATCAATTAAAGGAGACATTGTAATTAAGGATTGA
- a CDS encoding N-acetylneuraminate cytidylyltransferase, whose translation MYKGKKIVAIIPARGGSKGIPNKNIIDLCGKPLIAHSIDLAKECSYIDSIVVSTDSEKIAEVAKECEASVPFLRPAELANDSAKTIDCLIYTIEELKKQGEDYDYLLLLQPTQPYRLLKHLTESIEQIIDQDLPSLVSVSPVAEHPILMRSINNDGTLQNLLSTSSTVRRQDFPDYYKVNGSIYLNRLDETFTNETSLNDNQYPYLMSNEFDIDIDTLQDLEYARYRLSK comes from the coding sequence ATGTATAAAGGCAAAAAGATAGTTGCAATCATTCCCGCAAGAGGCGGAAGTAAAGGAATTCCAAATAAAAATATCATTGATCTATGTGGGAAACCACTGATCGCTCACTCCATTGATCTTGCAAAAGAGTGTTCCTACATTGATTCCATTGTAGTTTCTACGGATTCAGAAAAAATAGCTGAGGTAGCAAAAGAATGTGAAGCCTCCGTTCCATTTTTACGTCCTGCCGAACTTGCAAATGATTCTGCTAAGACGATCGACTGCTTGATCTATACGATCGAGGAATTAAAAAAGCAAGGAGAAGATTATGATTATCTGCTTCTTCTTCAACCAACACAGCCTTATCGTCTTTTAAAACATTTAACAGAATCCATAGAACAGATCATCGATCAGGATCTTCCTTCTCTTGTCAGTGTGTCTCCGGTAGCGGAACATCCAATTTTAATGAGAAGTATCAACAATGATGGTACGTTACAAAACTTGTTATCCACATCCAGTACGGTTCGTAGACAGGATTTTCCGGATTACTATAAAGTAAATGGTTCCATTTATCTTAATCGATTAGATGAGACCTTTACGAACGAAACGAGTCTTAATGATAATCAATACCCTTATCTTATGTCCAATGAATTTGATATCGATATTGATACACTACAAGATTTAGAATATGCACGGTATCGACTAAGTAAATAG
- a CDS encoding lipoprotein signal peptidase: protein MGYLLVIVIIVCVEGYIKSRVEKNINFGTEEPLFNGKIILQKYHNKGVALNILENSTKLIKWVTGVIIGILLVCLGAMIYKKNSKLLLIGLSLIIGGAVSNLTDRMEKGYVVDYFSFNHGKKLKNIVFNLADMCVFLGALFVLIGNLIKKR from the coding sequence ATGGGATATTTATTAGTTATTGTCATTATTGTTTGTGTAGAGGGATACATAAAATCACGTGTAGAAAAAAACATTAATTTTGGGACTGAAGAGCCATTGTTTAATGGCAAGATCATTTTACAAAAGTATCATAATAAAGGTGTCGCACTAAATATTCTGGAAAATAGTACAAAGCTTATTAAGTGGGTTACAGGAGTGATCATTGGTATCCTTTTAGTATGTCTTGGGGCAATGATCTACAAAAAGAATAGTAAGCTGCTCTTAATAGGTCTCTCGCTTATTATTGGAGGAGCAGTAAGTAATCTGACAGATCGAATGGAAAAAGGATATGTAGTTGATTACTTTAGTTTTAATCATGGAAAGAAATTAAAGAATATTGTATTTAATCTTGCAGATATGTGTGTCTTTTTAGGAGCGCTATTTGTTTTGATCGGGAATCTGATAAAGAAAAGATAA
- a CDS encoding UDP-N-acetylglucosamine 2-epimerase: MNNKRKIVFLTGTRADYGKLKSLIHAVHDSEQFEEHIFVTGMHMLSKYGSTYREIEKDGFSNLYTYINQTTSTAMDITLSNTITGFSNYVAEVEPAAIVVHGDRLEALAGAIVGAFNNIKVFHIEGGEVSGTIDESIRHAISKFSHYHFVSNEMAKKRIMQLGEPSENIFIFGSPDIDIMYSDSLPDINTVKEHYEIPFDQYNIVMYHPVTTTPLPTLRKQVKELVAGLLLSNENYVVIYPNNDSGTDAILEAYESFKGNEHFRMFPSMRFESFLTLLKNASMIIGNSSSGIREACIYGTPAIDMGNRQQGRYDTKTSASILHIDENAKQLLDAIQKAHEMILIPESHFGEGNSDEIFINTLSSDQIWDHHVQKKFIDVNF, encoded by the coding sequence ATGAACAATAAGAGAAAAATTGTATTCCTAACAGGCACAAGAGCTGATTACGGGAAACTTAAATCGCTGATCCATGCTGTGCATGACAGCGAGCAATTTGAAGAACACATTTTTGTTACCGGTATGCACATGCTCTCAAAATACGGTTCTACTTATCGTGAGATTGAAAAAGATGGGTTTTCTAACCTCTACACGTATATCAATCAGACGACAAGTACTGCTATGGATATTACTTTGAGCAATACCATCACTGGATTTAGTAACTATGTTGCTGAAGTAGAACCAGCTGCGATCGTCGTTCATGGTGACCGTCTTGAAGCCCTTGCAGGTGCCATTGTTGGTGCATTCAACAATATAAAAGTCTTTCACATCGAAGGTGGCGAAGTATCTGGAACCATTGATGAATCGATCCGACATGCGATCAGTAAGTTCTCCCACTACCATTTTGTTTCAAATGAAATGGCAAAGAAGAGAATCATGCAATTAGGAGAACCTTCTGAAAATATCTTCATCTTTGGTTCCCCTGATATTGATATTATGTACTCAGATTCCCTTCCTGATATCAACACAGTAAAAGAACATTATGAAATTCCATTTGATCAGTACAATATTGTAATGTATCATCCGGTCACTACTACTCCACTTCCTACTCTTCGTAAGCAGGTAAAGGAACTAGTCGCTGGTCTTTTATTATCCAATGAGAATTACGTTGTCATCTATCCAAATAATGATTCTGGTACGGACGCTATCTTAGAAGCTTATGAATCCTTTAAGGGAAATGAGCATTTTCGAATGTTCCCTTCTATGCGATTTGAGTCATTTTTAACTTTACTTAAAAACGCTTCCATGATCATTGGTAATTCTAGTTCAGGAATTCGTGAAGCTTGTATCTATGGAACTCCAGCAATTGATATGGGAAATCGTCAGCAAGGTCGTTATGATACTAAGACTTCTGCAAGCATCCTTCACATTGATGAAAATGCCAAGCAGTTACTTGACGCTATTCAAAAAGCTCATGAAATGATATTAATTCCAGAGTCTCATTTTGGAGAAGGAAACAGTGATGAGATCTTCATCAATACGCTTTCTTCTGATCAGATCTGGGATCACCACGTCCAAAAGAAATTTATCGATGTAAACTTTTAG